The following DNA comes from Lepidochelys kempii isolate rLepKem1 chromosome 9, rLepKem1.hap2, whole genome shotgun sequence.
TGCCAAGGCCTTGTAGCGGTATGTGACTGCTTTCAACTGTGATCGGTGCTTGAAAGAGCCAGCTGATGGGGGCACTCAGCTAGGGGGGTATTAGATGAGTGTGAGCTATAGGAAACTTCCCCACATGGGCATGGGACTCCAGCGCATCCAAGGCAGCAGTGAAGCGTTCCTTTCCGGTGGGGAGGGCAAGAGGAACAGGCTGCCCTGAGGAGAGGCAATTCATCACCCCTATGGGAAATGGTGGCATTCAGGCTGGTGCTGGTAAcagaccagggagggagggatgaggTGGGCCAGGCTGCACAGGAAGCTGGAAATTAACACTCTTGTAGCGCTTAAGGCTATTCAGTGCTTGAAATCTCAGCAAATATAATGTCTTGTACACGTGAAATGCGAGTACAGGCTGTCACCATCTCATTGACTCCTTACTGCCCTGGGCCACACAGCAGCTCCAGTTCTGAAACCTGCAGCACCGGAAGGGTTACATCAGTCAACCTCCCCCACAGAGGGAATCAGTTTAAAACACTGAAGTGCAGCTGGTGCCAGCCAAAGTGCATCTCTTATCCATCATCAGCagtgccctggctctgcccccttgAGCCTGGgtctgccctgccccgcccctcatCCAGTCTCTTCCACCCGAGGATCCTAACGCTGGCATAGCAGGGTGGCAGCATCTGGCACTGTCTGCAGATGGGCCAGTGACTACATGAGGTGTAAAGCAGGGGAGAATCAGACCCTCTGAGCCTGCAGGGCCATGCTTACGTGTTAATGCCTCTGGGCAGTGGAGGAGCTGGTACTGGCACAGCAATAAACTCCAGACGGGTTGGGGGAGCCCAAGGGCACCTTGAGGAGCAATAAACTAACTCAGGTGAACTGGAAAGCCAGTTGATTGTTTTGGTCGGGCCTGTATTTTATACGCCTGGGAGctacctcttccccctccccctatcCTCTCCTAGTCACTATGTTCCCATCAGTGCATTCCCCgaagttggggggagagggggagaagggaggtttCTTGCCTCTCAAGCATAATGAGGCCCCTTTAATTGTCCACCTTTGATGCTCATAAACAGCACAGTCCCATGCAAAGCCAGGGTCTCCATGGCCAGCAGCATCGTGCAGCCTCCATCCAAAGCCACTGGGACATGAAGAAGGAGCTTGCACAGGAGCGCAATGAGCAAGGGGGTTGTGGTATAACAGCTGATGCTACTCGGAGTTCTGGGAGGGAAACAGAACCTCCTGCTCTACTGTGTAAATCAATCCCTAGCTACCAGGGATTAGGACAAAACCTTGGGAGGTAGATTACCCTACATCCGCCTGTTGTGGAGTCCTTTACCCTTCTCTGGAGCATCTGGCAATTGCCAGAGGCAGGATGCTGGACTCCTGTCCGATTCAGCCTGGCAGTTTCTATAGCGAGAGGAGAATGAGCTTGAACTGTGCTGCTGTGCCCAGCAACGTGTGACTCTCTATCTCCTGTTTCAGTCCAGTGGAGGCCAGCACCGTATTCAGATCTTTGAGAAGGGGGACTTTGGTGGCCAGATGTACGAATCCACAGAGGACTGCCCTTCGGTCTTGGACGAGTTCCGCATCCGGGAAATCAACGCCTGCAAAGTGCTGGAGGGGGCCTGGGTATTCTATGAGCACCCCAACTTCCGGGGCAGGCAGTACCTCTTGGAGAAGGGGGAGTACCGCAAGCCCGTTGATTGGGGGGCTGTGTCCCCCACTGTCCAGTCCTTCCGCTGCATTGTAGAGTGAGGGGTGGGGCAGCTCCCCGGCGGGGGCTGACACCCCTGCTTTGCCAGGGAAACTGAGTGGAGTCTGTGAATAAAGCTAGTGGCTGAGGCAATGCTCCCTGTCCTGCTTATTTCCAATCAGTGTGGCTCTGGTGGTCAGGCCCTGGTTGGGTGCACCCTGCAGCCACCCCTCACTCCTGCTAGGGGCTAGACCTTTGCTACCATTCTCCCCTCCCTGACCTGTGCCAGcctcttccctcctgcaccccaaatccctcatccttggccccaccccagagcctacacccccagacagagcccacaccccaaccccctgccccagcccagtgaaagtgattgaggatgggggagagcaagcgatggagggaggggggctgaagggtggggcctcagagaaggggcagggcaggggctttggggcagcgcaagggtgtttggttttgtgcagttagaaagttggcaaccctacacccTGTGCCAGCCTCTCCCTTCCCCGTGGCACCagtgctcccctccctgccctgtgccagcccctgcCTGGCTAGTCCTGCTGGGAGCCTTGGCTCCCAGTGccccaggcctgattctccatggcCATGCAACTGGGGGTGGCCTTTGGGGGCCTGTGTATTCAGTTCCTGGCCTCAGTCACCTGCCCTGCTTCCAAAGAGGGCCCCTGTCACTCGCTCCAATGGCTGCAGCTACAGTTGGTCCCTCACCTGGAGGCAGGCACATGCAGCCCAAGGATCGGGCTGTGAgtggcaggagcagctggccacagGGATATGGAACTGGGGGACTGGCACTAGCTGCGTGAATGAATGGTGACTGGCCACCTACCCAAGGTGATAGCATGTGGGGCCTTGTGCCTGTCGTGCCAGCCTCCTCCAGCGCTGCGCACCCGTCCCACCAGCAGGATTGAGCCCTCATCACAACACCAGCCGTGCTAAAGCAGAGAGCTGCCCACAGGGGACAGACTTGTGGAGGAACTAGGAGGGGGAAGTCGAGACGAACCCGAGAAAGCAAGAGCAAGAGGGGAAGGATCCCAATAAGGGATAGAGAGCTGCCGCCCCATTTtctgcaggggcagccagggagttTTGGTAGCTCAGCCTCTTTGTGACCAAGACACCTTGTGCCTGCGTGGCGGGAGGAAGGGAGACTCAGCTGAGAGACAGGATCCAGGGAGAGCCAGACAGAGGTGGGGttggggaaagaggaagaaaagggagATGAAGGTGAGAGAGCAAACAGGTGAGAGAAACGAACGACgtgggaagaggaaggaaggaagaaatggGGGGACAGCAGAAAAGGATATAGCTCAGGTGGAAGCAGGGCCCTGCCCATGCAGAGCCTGTGGTGGGAAATTATTCGTATGGCTCATGGTTAACTATTCATGTTCCAACGGTGTAGAGAGGCCCTAAAGGAAATCAGGGCCCCATCCTGCTGGGAGCTGCACGTATGCACACTGAGAGAGTCTCGCCCCCCCAGTAAGCGTACAGCGAAGGCCCTGCCTCTGCCGATTGCCGGAGCGCCTACCTCTGATCTCCAGGGGTGCCCCGGACCAAATGGGCCTGCTCGTGTCATTAAAGCTGACCGCATGCTGTCCATCTCTGGAAGCCTGGGGCCATGTACTTACATTGCAGCCTGTGCGGCTGGAGCCACTCGCATTCGCTTATCAGCATTTTGTCTTTCTACCCTTTGGGGTGGCACAGAAATATTCTTGGCCTAGAGCAGGCATGCAGGTAAGGCCGACCCCGGTGAATACCTCTACGAGGGAAAGAGTGAACTGTTCCTTGGAAGGTAGATAAACCCCCTAACCCACAAGGGACCATTCTCAGATGCAGCAGGTTTTCCCCGCCAGAGGGTCCAGCTGCCCTGGTTCCTGGTCTGGGCCTTTCTCCTGAAGAGGTGTGTTTCCTCACTGTACCACGAGGTGTCAGGCTGGATCTGCTGGGCCCACCGCCACTGATATAATCATTCACATTTCCTGGGCGATGCATCGGCATGCAGAACATGACAAATGTCCATTTTGCGGGGCATTTTCTCCTCACTGGACTCTGGGGAGCCAGCGAGTTTTTTGCATATCAAGCAAGGGGATCGGGGACTTTGGATAATGACATTTGCTGCTTAAAGAGAGCCCCTCCCAGCAATGGCCCTGCAGTCTCGTCCAGGTTGATAGATGAGGTTATTACGTGGCAGTGAGGCAGGTTAAGTGATGCTTGTCAGGCGCTGCAAGGATACAGCCCCCTGTGAGTACATTAGTAATTGGGGGTGGGGCACGTGGGGAAGAGTCCTGCTCCAGAGGAGAGGGGGTCTGCTACAGcacagagagggaggcagggggtgggccTGCATGCCCTGGTTATTGGCAGGCAGTAGCATCTGATTGCTTTCTGGGCTGCTGTAAGGGAAAGGCCTGGTGGGCAAGTTCAACTGGGGAAGGGGGTCTGTGGCACAGCACCGGTCATGGGCACAATGTGTTTAGAGAGGTGGCTGTGGGGAGAAGCTTCTGCAGCTGGAAAAGCAATCAGCTGCCCAAAGCAGTAACAGCCTCTTCCCCCACCTGGACCGCAAGGGAGCAGAAAAAACCCCTCCTCCCCGTCCTGGAGCAGGAGTGCACAGGGCTTCCTCCGGCTCACATGTCCCGCCCAGCTAGGCCCAAGCTGTGCAATCACTGCCCTTAGTCTTAACCCAGAGTGCTGGACGCAGAGAGGGCCCAGTGGCTGCTGAGCTCTGTGGGCTGATCCTTGCCAGCTGTCTGGACAATTCCTGCTGGTCGCTCCCAGGGAAGCGTGGCACATTGCCCGTCCCTCTGGCACGGTCCTTTGCTGCTTTCCTCCTTTGCACTCAGCTTTTCCAGTGTGTTCCTATTCACTCTCAATTCTCCTCCTCTCTGCATTTCTCTGTCCCCTTCTCCCTGTGTTGTCTCTCCTTCCACACCATCAGCCCTTCAGTCTACTCTTCCCCATCaaccctccctcttctctcccctttcaTTCTCTCCCCTGTCCAGTACTCTGCTTTCACCCTCCTCCATCGCTACTGCCTGCCCTCAGGCCTCCAGGGGTCACTGCCATGGCATAGGCAGTGCGCATACTTCCCTTGGGGCCAGCAATCTCTCTCACAGGGCAAGAAACACAGCTAGAGCAGCCCCGGACCCTTGGCTTCTCTGCCCAGCCACTCTCATGGCTCTTTGCAGGTGGTGATGGAGCACTGCCTTGTGCAGAGAGGGGGAGCATTGTGTGGGGCACACCTTCCTCTTCACTAACACCCCAGGACAAGCGGGGCTTGCAGGTCCAGACAGGCAGCGTGGCCCTGCAGTGGAGCACTGTGCTGCCCCCTGTATGCACGCTCACCCTCATGGTACAGGATGCCCTGCCATGC
Coding sequences within:
- the CRYGS gene encoding gamma-crystallin S codes for the protein MSKTGTRITFYEEKHFQGRRYECDSDCPDFHTYLSRCNSIRVEGGAWVVYERPNFAGNMFVLTHGEYPEYQRWMGLNDRLSSCKAIHLSSGGQHRIQIFEKGDFGGQMYESTEDCPSVLDEFRIREINACKVLEGAWVFYEHPNFRGRQYLLEKGEYRKPVDWGAVSPTVQSFRCIVE